In the Dolichospermum flos-aquae CCAP 1403/13F genome, GTATGCGGCGTGTTGAGGTTGCAGATTGTCTAGAAATACGAAACTGCGTAATTCTATACCCAAGGTCTTAATTCTCCAGTTATGATGGTAGATTTAGATCCCCGACTTCTCGAAGAAGTCGGGGATCTGCAATATATGAGTTTACCGTTAAAGTGGACTGATTTGGTAATTGGTGTGCCTACCCGCTTTACCCAAGTGCCTAATGCTAGAATAAAAAACAGCCAATTACCCAGACGAATCTTGTAAAAACCTAGCTTGAAGTTAATAGAGAGGAGTCTGTAAATTTAACAAGTTCTTTACCGTCTCGGCTTTTAATTACTCGTGCTGGTACGCCCACAGCTACGGAAAATGGGGGAATATCTTTAGTGACAACAGCACCAGCACCTATCACACTACCTCTACCGATAGTGACACCATCCAAAACTTTCACTCCATCTCCTAGCCAACAGTCATCCTCAATCACGATTCCTTGACTAGTAATGCCTTGGTATTTGATTAGCTGTGTTGGATCTGTAAAGTTGTGATTATTAGCATATATCCCAGTATGGGCTGCAATTAAACAATGCTTGCCAATTGTAATATTTCCGGGGCCAGCAATACAAGCACTAGGTCCAATAAAAGTATCTTCACCAATGTGAATCCGAGTATTATCTAACGCCCCAATCACCACATTATGCTCAATCACAACTCCATTTTCTAGCTGAATTCTATTATTTTTATGTCCTCTTCCATCTATACGAACTCCTTTGAAAATATAAGTTCCATTCCCAATTTCAATAGCATC is a window encoding:
- a CDS encoding acyltransferase, translating into MNHGQHLSRLKRFQELLLTTFLGDIPTIFGGVKLRNLLYHAIFSRIGSSVYLQDGVEFLGADAIEIGNGTYIFKGVRIDGRGHKNNRIQLENGVVIEHNVVIGALDNTRIHIGEDTFIGPSACIAGPGNITIGKHCLIAAHTGIYANNHNFTDPTQLIKYQGITSQGIVIEDDCWLGDGVKVLDGVTIGRGSVIGAGAVVTKDIPPFSVAVGVPARVIKSRDGKELVKFTDSSLLTSS